One Microbacterium marinum genomic window carries:
- the prmC gene encoding peptide chain release factor N(5)-glutamine methyltransferase, whose protein sequence is MSTPPPSDAPVEPDLGQIIRAASARLGAAGVVTPDADAELLAAHVLGRSRGELAAAAFRGDRLSAQDAARLEELVVRRAAREPLQHLTGTAPFRHLELRVGPGVFVPRPETEMVAQLAIDALRATAAPAPVAVDLGTGSGALALALATEVPHARVHAAENSVDAFIWAKENFAAHAPHARLAFVDLAQAFPELDGSVSVVVSNPPYVPDEAIPRDPEVRFWDPPAALYGGPDGLDVVRVLSGVALRLLHPGGTLVIEHGEWQGEPIRRLLTADGWRSAATHPDLTTRDRATTALRP, encoded by the coding sequence ATGTCGACTCCTCCTCCTTCCGACGCGCCGGTCGAGCCCGACCTCGGGCAGATCATCCGCGCGGCATCCGCGCGGCTCGGCGCCGCCGGGGTCGTCACGCCCGACGCCGACGCCGAGCTGCTGGCGGCTCACGTGCTCGGACGCAGTCGGGGAGAGCTCGCCGCGGCCGCGTTCCGCGGTGACCGTCTGAGTGCGCAGGATGCCGCCCGACTCGAGGAACTCGTCGTGCGCCGCGCCGCGCGCGAACCGCTCCAGCATCTGACAGGCACCGCGCCGTTCCGGCACCTGGAGCTGCGGGTCGGTCCCGGGGTGTTCGTCCCGCGACCCGAGACGGAGATGGTCGCCCAGCTGGCGATCGACGCGCTGCGTGCGACCGCCGCGCCGGCGCCCGTGGCGGTGGACCTCGGGACGGGGAGCGGCGCGCTCGCCCTCGCGCTCGCGACGGAGGTGCCCCACGCCCGTGTGCACGCCGCGGAAAACTCCGTCGACGCCTTCATCTGGGCGAAGGAGAACTTCGCCGCCCACGCACCCCACGCACGACTGGCCTTCGTCGATCTCGCCCAGGCGTTCCCCGAGCTCGACGGCAGCGTCTCGGTCGTGGTCTCCAATCCGCCCTACGTTCCCGACGAGGCGATCCCGCGCGACCCCGAGGTGCGATTCTGGGACCCGCCGGCGGCGCTGTACGGCGGCCCCGACGGCCTCGATGTGGTGCGCGTGCTCTCCGGCGTCGCCCTGCGCCTGCTCCACCCCGGCGGGACGCTCGTGATCGAGCACGGCGAGTGGCAGGGGGAGCCGATCCGTCGGCTCCTGACGGCGGACGGATGGCGGTCCGCGGCGACGCATCCCGACCTGACGACCCGAGACCGGGCGACGACCGCTCTCCGGCCCTGA
- a CDS encoding L-threonylcarbamoyladenylate synthase, with product MSPVLDCRDADQLLPALRRARQAIGRGELIVMPTDTVYGVAADAFSAAAVARLLAAKGRGRQSPPPVLVSGPATMRALVAEVPAEVDRLVERFWPGGLTIVLPAQPSLTWDLGETHGTVAVRMPDDRFALELLEECGPLAVSSANKTGRPAALQVDAAVDMLGDSVAVYLDGGLVSTGVSSTIVDATGLVGDERRPVAVLREGAVSRAELREVLGDLLEPDPADPDEDDDA from the coding sequence ATGTCTCCTGTGCTCGACTGCCGCGATGCCGATCAGCTGCTCCCCGCGCTTCGCCGTGCCCGCCAGGCCATCGGCCGCGGCGAGCTCATCGTGATGCCGACCGACACCGTGTACGGCGTCGCGGCCGATGCCTTCAGTGCCGCCGCGGTGGCCCGGCTGCTCGCCGCGAAGGGCCGCGGACGTCAGTCTCCGCCGCCGGTGCTGGTGTCGGGACCCGCGACCATGCGCGCGCTCGTGGCGGAGGTCCCGGCCGAGGTCGACCGCCTCGTCGAGCGGTTCTGGCCGGGTGGGCTCACGATCGTCCTGCCCGCTCAGCCCTCGCTCACCTGGGATCTGGGGGAGACCCACGGCACCGTCGCGGTGAGGATGCCCGACGACCGGTTCGCCCTCGAACTGCTGGAGGAGTGCGGGCCGCTCGCCGTCTCCAGCGCGAACAAGACCGGCCGGCCGGCGGCTCTGCAGGTGGATGCCGCCGTCGACATGCTCGGCGACAGCGTCGCCGTCTACCTCGACGGCGGTCTCGTCTCGACCGGTGTCTCCTCCACGATCGTCGACGCGACCGGTCTCGTGGGCGATGAGCGGCGCCCGGTCGCGGTGCTGCGCGAGGGCGCCGTGAGCCGCGCGGAGTTGCGGGAGGTCCTCGGCGACCTCCTCGAGCCCGATCCTGCGGATCCCGACGAAGACGACGACGCGTGA
- a CDS encoding MraY family glycosyltransferase, which produces MRDYLIAFLTTGAITFVLSWIVWKVAIRYRLHPEIRERDVHKTPTPRLGGIAMFFGLVAFFLISTQLPGFAIVWEQPIRMWALLAAAALMVVVGVADDLWDLDWMIKLGAQFAAAWIVVGIGGIQILFLPFGSQVVVSSWLSISLSILAIVIVMNAVNFIDGLDGLVAGVCLIANAVFFAYSALLARDFDNSPETNTAVFITVVLLGVCAGFLPFNWNPAKMFMGDAGALLLGLMMASSAIVVTGNLPPQLLADNDQFGRSQLIGAYIPMILPIVVVLLPLLDFGLAVIRRTAKGRSPFSPDRQHMHHRMLDMGHTDRNAVFVFYAWTAVVSLSVLLMYIGTTAGWPGLYLPGLAYLLIGGVACVLVTLPPSRRAARVASDTKASS; this is translated from the coding sequence GTGAGGGACTACCTGATCGCCTTCCTCACCACCGGGGCGATCACCTTCGTCCTGTCGTGGATCGTCTGGAAGGTGGCGATCCGGTACCGGCTCCACCCCGAGATCCGCGAACGCGACGTCCACAAGACGCCGACGCCGCGCCTCGGCGGCATCGCGATGTTCTTCGGCCTGGTGGCCTTCTTCCTCATCTCGACGCAGCTGCCGGGCTTCGCGATCGTCTGGGAGCAGCCGATCCGCATGTGGGCCCTGCTGGCCGCGGCCGCCCTCATGGTCGTGGTGGGCGTGGCGGACGACCTGTGGGATCTCGACTGGATGATCAAGCTGGGCGCGCAGTTCGCCGCGGCGTGGATCGTCGTCGGCATCGGCGGGATCCAGATCCTGTTCCTCCCCTTCGGCAGTCAGGTCGTCGTCTCGAGCTGGCTTTCGATCAGCCTGTCCATCCTCGCAATCGTCATCGTGATGAACGCCGTCAACTTCATCGACGGCCTCGACGGGCTCGTGGCGGGAGTGTGCCTCATCGCCAACGCGGTGTTCTTCGCCTACTCCGCCCTGCTCGCCCGCGACTTCGACAACAGCCCCGAGACGAACACCGCCGTGTTCATCACCGTCGTCCTGCTGGGCGTCTGCGCGGGCTTTCTGCCGTTCAACTGGAACCCCGCGAAGATGTTCATGGGGGATGCCGGCGCGCTCCTTTTGGGGCTCATGATGGCGTCCTCGGCGATCGTCGTGACGGGGAACCTGCCGCCGCAGCTGCTCGCCGACAACGACCAGTTCGGTCGCTCGCAGCTCATCGGTGCCTACATTCCGATGATCCTCCCCATCGTCGTGGTGCTGCTGCCGCTCCTGGACTTCGGCCTGGCCGTGATCCGGCGCACCGCGAAAGGCCGATCACCCTTCTCTCCCGATCGTCAGCACATGCACCACCGCATGCTCGACATGGGCCACACCGACCGCAACGCCGTCTTCGTGTTCTACGCGTGGACCGCGGTCGTCTCCCTCTCGGTCCTCCTCATGTACATCGGCACCACCGCCGGCTGGCCCGGGCTCTATCTCCCCGGCCTCGCCTACCTCCTGATCGGGGGAGTGGCCTGCGTGCTGGTCACCCTTCCGCCGTCCCGCCGCGCCGCCCGTGTGGCATCCGATACGAAAGCCTCCTCATGA
- the atpB gene encoding F0F1 ATP synthase subunit A, whose translation MLELALFTQAATLIATAAEEAPEFHGPSISEFFPEAVFQIGDLVINRIHLIQFLATIAIVLIFWLGTRRMTVVPGRFQSIVEMGLDFVRVNIAEDILGKKDGKRFLPILTTIFFMVLFMNITGVIPFLNIAGSSIVAVPLLLAIVAYVTFIYAGIKRNPAAFFKNSLMPSGVPWPLYIIIIPLEFLSTFIIRPVTLTLRLLMNMIVGHLMLVLFFAATNFFITELGGWYSALGVGTLAFGFAFTLFEIFVAFLQAYVFAILTAVYIQLAVAEEH comes from the coding sequence ATGCTGGAGCTAGCGCTGTTCACTCAAGCTGCGACCCTGATCGCCACTGCCGCCGAAGAAGCCCCTGAATTCCACGGGCCTTCCATCTCCGAGTTCTTCCCGGAAGCGGTCTTCCAGATCGGCGACCTCGTCATCAACCGGATCCACCTGATCCAGTTCCTCGCGACGATCGCTATCGTGCTCATCTTCTGGCTCGGCACCCGTCGCATGACTGTCGTCCCGGGCCGGTTCCAGAGCATCGTCGAGATGGGCTTGGACTTCGTCCGCGTCAACATCGCGGAGGACATCCTCGGCAAGAAGGACGGCAAGCGGTTCCTGCCGATCCTCACCACGATCTTCTTCATGGTGCTGTTCATGAACATCACCGGTGTCATCCCCTTCTTGAACATCGCGGGATCCTCGATCGTCGCCGTGCCCCTCCTGCTCGCGATCGTCGCGTACGTGACCTTCATCTACGCAGGCATCAAGCGCAATCCGGCCGCGTTCTTCAAGAACTCGCTGATGCCGTCGGGCGTGCCATGGCCGCTCTACATCATCATCATCCCGCTCGAGTTCCTGTCGACCTTCATCATCCGTCCGGTGACACTCACCCTCCGTCTGCTGATGAACATGATCGTCGGGCACCTCATGCTCGTCCTGTTCTTCGCAGCGACGAACTTCTTCATCACGGAGCTCGGCGGCTGGTACTCGGCCCTCGGAGTAGGCACGCTCGCCTTCGGGTTCGCCTTCACGCTGTTCGAGATCTTCGTCGCCTTCCTCCAGGCCTACGTCTTCGCCATCCTCACCGCGGTCTACATCCAGCTCGCGGTGGCAGAAGAGCACTAA
- the atpE gene encoding ATP synthase F0 subunit C — translation MDATTVLAALEGNVATMGYGLAAIGPAIGVGIVVGKTIEGVARQPELAGRLQVLMFIGIAFTEALAFIGIATYFIFV, via the coding sequence GTGGACGCAACTACGGTTCTCGCCGCCCTCGAGGGCAACGTCGCGACGATGGGTTACGGCCTCGCCGCCATCGGCCCCGCCATCGGCGTGGGCATCGTCGTCGGCAAGACGATCGAGGGTGTGGCCCGTCAGCCTGAGCTGGCCGGTCGCCTCCAGGTCCTGATGTTCATCGGTATCGCCTTCACCGAGGCGCTCGCCTTCATCGGCATCGCCACCTACTTCATCTTCGTCTGA
- a CDS encoding F0F1 ATP synthase subunit B, with amino-acid sequence MLNALVAYAAEDGEVHNPLFPAVYDILWSAVCFAVILFVFWKVALPKMQVLLDQRAAAIEGNIAKADEAQRKAEAALEEYTAQLAEARKEAGEIRDAAREDGKKIVAEAKDTASAEASRMTAAAHSQIEAERQTALVTLRSEVGTLALDLAGGVIGETLSDDAKAQAVVDRFLADLEASEKAAQ; translated from the coding sequence ATGCTGAACGCTCTTGTCGCGTACGCGGCGGAGGATGGGGAGGTTCACAACCCCCTCTTCCCCGCTGTCTACGACATCCTCTGGTCGGCCGTCTGCTTCGCGGTGATCCTCTTCGTCTTCTGGAAGGTCGCCCTTCCGAAGATGCAGGTGCTCCTCGACCAGCGCGCAGCCGCCATCGAGGGCAACATCGCGAAGGCGGACGAGGCCCAGCGCAAGGCCGAGGCGGCGCTCGAGGAGTACACCGCTCAGCTGGCCGAGGCCCGCAAGGAAGCCGGTGAGATCCGCGATGCCGCCCGCGAGGACGGCAAGAAGATCGTCGCCGAGGCGAAGGACACCGCGTCGGCTGAGGCCTCGCGGATGACAGCCGCTGCGCACTCGCAGATCGAAGCCGAGCGTCAGACGGCGCTCGTGACCCTCCGCAGCGAGGTGGGCACCCTCGCCCTCGACCTCGCCGGTGGCGTCATCGGTGAGACGCTGTCCGACGACGCGAAGGCCCAGGCCGTCGTGGACCGCTTCCTCGCCGACCTCGAAGCCTCCGAGAAGGCGGCCCAGTAA
- a CDS encoding F0F1 ATP synthase subunit delta — MGSATTQALAATTSALEAAPGVDLGVARELFAAVRTLAGSSQLSGALSDASAPAQARQQVVTSVFAGYSPATVAVLHAAVAERWSSVDDLLSGVEEAGIRAAAIAQPSVDVEAELFAVARTIAANPELELALGSRLGDASAKGALIEKLLVGRASEPTVLITSSLAQLPRERRVRSMLSRALRIVADQRGRTVATVFAASALTEEQTTRLERTLAGRYGTDVSLNVVIDPAVVGGVRIEIGDDVIDATVSSRLGDLRHRLAG; from the coding sequence ATGGGCAGCGCGACCACTCAGGCCCTCGCGGCGACGACGTCGGCCCTCGAGGCCGCGCCGGGCGTCGACCTCGGCGTCGCCCGCGAGCTTTTCGCTGCGGTGCGCACCCTGGCCGGCTCGTCGCAGCTGAGCGGCGCGCTGTCCGACGCGTCGGCGCCGGCGCAGGCCCGCCAGCAGGTCGTCACGAGTGTGTTCGCCGGTTACTCGCCGGCCACGGTGGCAGTCCTGCACGCGGCGGTCGCCGAGCGCTGGTCGTCGGTCGACGACCTGCTCTCGGGTGTGGAGGAGGCCGGCATCCGTGCCGCCGCCATCGCGCAGCCGTCCGTGGACGTCGAGGCCGAGCTGTTCGCCGTGGCGCGCACCATCGCCGCGAACCCCGAACTCGAGCTCGCGCTCGGCAGCCGACTCGGTGACGCGTCGGCGAAGGGCGCGCTCATCGAGAAGCTGCTGGTCGGACGCGCGTCGGAACCGACCGTGCTGATCACGTCGTCGCTCGCCCAGCTTCCTCGTGAGCGTCGGGTGCGCTCGATGCTCAGCCGCGCGCTGCGCATCGTCGCAGACCAGCGCGGCCGCACGGTCGCCACCGTATTCGCGGCATCCGCCCTCACCGAGGAGCAGACCACCCGTCTGGAGCGCACCCTCGCGGGTCGCTACGGCACGGACGTCTCGCTCAACGTCGTCATCGACCCCGCTGTCGTCGGCGGTGTCCGTATCGAGATCGGTGACGACGTCATCGACGCCACCGTGTCGTCCCGTCTGGGCGACCTCCGCCACCGCCTGGCGGGCTGA
- the atpA gene encoding F0F1 ATP synthase subunit alpha, with translation MAELSISPDVIRDALKDFVAAYEPTGAAATEVGTVVDAADGIAHVEGLPGVMANELVRFENGVEGLAQNLDEHEIGVVVLGDFAGIEAGQKVTRTGEVLSVGVGEGYLGRVVDPLGNPIDGLGEIATTGRRALELQAPGVMQRKSVHEPMQTGIKAIDAMIPVGRGQRQLIIGDRQTGKTAIAIDTIINQKANWESGDVSKQVRCIYVAIGQKGSTIASVKGALEDAGAMEYTTIVAAPASDPAGFKYLAPYTGSAIGQQWMYEGKHVLIIFDDLSKQAEAYRAVSLLLRRPPGREAYPGDVFYLHSRLLERCAKLSDELGAGSMTGLPIIETKANDVSAYIPTNVISITDGQIFLQSDLFNANQRPAVDVGISVSRVGGDAQVKSIKKVSGTLKLELAQYRSLEAFAMFASDLDAASRRQLARGARLTELLKQPQYSPYPVEEQVVSIWAGTNGKLDSIEVEDVLRFERELLDHLKRNSSILDTLRETNVLDDATLAELDKATDAFVLEFQGGKGQAINKPGHEEVAAADVDDVNQEKIVKGRRG, from the coding sequence ATGGCAGAACTGTCCATCAGCCCCGATGTCATCCGGGACGCGCTGAAAGACTTCGTCGCCGCGTACGAACCCACGGGCGCCGCGGCAACCGAGGTCGGCACGGTCGTCGACGCCGCAGACGGCATCGCCCACGTCGAGGGTCTCCCCGGCGTGATGGCGAACGAGCTCGTGCGCTTCGAGAACGGTGTCGAGGGCCTCGCGCAGAACCTCGACGAGCACGAGATCGGTGTCGTCGTCCTCGGCGACTTCGCCGGCATCGAAGCCGGTCAGAAGGTCACCCGCACCGGCGAGGTCCTCTCGGTCGGCGTCGGGGAGGGCTACCTCGGCCGCGTCGTCGACCCGCTCGGCAACCCGATCGACGGTCTCGGCGAGATCGCCACGACCGGTCGTCGCGCCCTCGAGCTCCAGGCGCCCGGCGTCATGCAGCGCAAGTCGGTCCACGAGCCGATGCAGACCGGCATCAAGGCGATCGACGCCATGATCCCCGTCGGCCGCGGCCAGCGTCAGCTGATCATCGGCGACCGCCAGACCGGCAAGACCGCCATCGCGATCGACACGATCATCAACCAGAAGGCCAACTGGGAGTCGGGCGACGTCAGCAAGCAGGTTCGCTGCATCTACGTCGCCATCGGCCAGAAGGGCTCGACCATCGCTTCGGTGAAGGGCGCCCTCGAGGACGCCGGTGCCATGGAGTACACGACGATCGTCGCGGCCCCGGCATCCGACCCCGCCGGCTTCAAGTACCTCGCCCCCTACACCGGCTCGGCCATCGGCCAGCAGTGGATGTACGAGGGCAAGCACGTCCTGATCATCTTCGACGACCTGTCGAAGCAGGCCGAGGCCTACCGTGCCGTGTCGCTGCTCCTCCGCCGCCCGCCGGGCCGCGAAGCGTACCCCGGTGACGTCTTCTACCTGCACTCGCGTCTGCTCGAGCGTTGCGCGAAGCTCTCCGACGAGCTGGGCGCCGGTTCGATGACGGGTCTCCCGATCATCGAGACCAAGGCGAACGACGTCTCGGCCTACATCCCGACCAACGTGATCTCGATCACCGACGGCCAGATCTTCCTGCAGTCCGACCTCTTCAACGCGAACCAGCGTCCGGCGGTCGACGTGGGTATCTCGGTCTCGCGTGTCGGTGGTGACGCACAGGTCAAGTCCATCAAGAAGGTCTCCGGCACGCTCAAGCTCGAGCTGGCGCAGTACCGCTCGCTCGAGGCGTTCGCCATGTTCGCCTCCGACCTGGATGCCGCATCGCGTCGCCAGCTGGCGCGTGGTGCACGTCTGACCGAGCTGCTCAAGCAGCCGCAGTACTCGCCGTACCCCGTCGAGGAGCAGGTCGTCTCGATCTGGGCCGGAACCAACGGCAAGCTCGACTCCATCGAGGTCGAGGATGTGCTGCGGTTCGAGCGCGAGCTGCTCGACCACCTGAAGCGCAACTCGTCGATCCTCGACACCCTGCGCGAGACGAACGTCCTCGACGACGCGACGCTCGCCGAGCTCGACAAGGCGACCGATGCCTTCGTGCTCGAGTTCCAGGGCGGAAAGGGCCAGGCCATCAACAAGCCCGGCCACGAAGAGGTCGCTGCTGCGGACGTCGACGACGTGAACCAGGAGAAGATCGTCAAGGGCCGCCGCGGCTGA
- a CDS encoding F0F1 ATP synthase subunit gamma: MGAQLRVYKQKISSAQTTKKITKAMELIAASRIQKAMARVRASNPFARAVTRAVSAVATHSNVQHPLTTEREEIRRSAVVVFGSDRGLAGAFNSQVIREALELGQLLRSEGREPVYYLVGRKPVGFFQFRRIETAGEWIGDTDTPQFSTAEEIAGALLEAYELGGTDGGVDEIHLVYNRFVSMMTQTPETVRLLPLEVVEAEDEASSQIYPLYEFEPGPETVLDALLPVYVQSRVFNALLQSSAAKQAATQKAMKSASDNADKLITDYTRLRNNARQAEITQQIAEIVGGADALASGK; this comes from the coding sequence ATGGGCGCACAACTCAGGGTCTACAAGCAGAAGATCTCTTCTGCTCAGACGACCAAGAAGATCACGAAGGCGATGGAACTCATCGCGGCTTCGCGCATCCAGAAGGCGATGGCGCGCGTACGCGCGTCGAATCCCTTCGCGCGTGCCGTGACGAGGGCCGTCTCCGCCGTGGCGACGCACTCGAACGTCCAGCACCCGCTGACGACGGAGCGCGAAGAGATCCGTCGGTCCGCCGTCGTCGTCTTCGGTTCCGACCGCGGACTCGCCGGCGCCTTCAACTCGCAGGTCATCCGCGAGGCTCTGGAGCTCGGGCAGCTGCTGCGTTCCGAGGGACGCGAGCCGGTGTACTACCTTGTCGGACGCAAGCCCGTGGGCTTCTTCCAGTTCCGGCGCATCGAGACGGCCGGGGAGTGGATCGGTGACACCGACACCCCGCAGTTCTCGACGGCCGAGGAGATCGCCGGCGCGCTGCTGGAGGCCTACGAGCTGGGCGGCACCGACGGCGGCGTGGACGAGATCCACCTCGTGTACAACCGCTTCGTCAGCATGATGACGCAGACGCCGGAGACGGTCCGCCTGCTCCCGCTCGAGGTCGTCGAGGCGGAAGACGAGGCGTCCAGCCAGATCTACCCGCTCTACGAGTTCGAGCCCGGCCCCGAGACGGTGCTCGACGCACTGCTCCCGGTGTACGTGCAGAGCCGCGTCTTCAACGCACTGCTGCAGTCGTCCGCCGCGAAGCAGGCCGCGACGCAGAAGGCGATGAAGTCTGCGAGCGACAACGCCGACAAGCTCATCACCGACTACACCCGCCTGCGCAACAACGCGCGTCAGGCAGAGATCACGCAGCAGATCGCCGAGATCGTCGGCGGCGCCGACGCGCTGGCGTCGGGCAAATAG
- the atpD gene encoding F0F1 ATP synthase subunit beta, with translation MSLTAEKTETPVVGRVARVTGPVVDIEFPHDSIPEVYNALKTTITIGDTSSEITLEVAQHLGDDLVRAISLKPTDGMVRGQEVRDTGGPITVPVGDVTKGKVFNVTGDVLNAAEGETIEVTERWGIHRQAPNFDQLESKTEMFETGIKSIDLLTPYVQGGKIGLFGGAGVGKTVLIQEMIQRVAQDHGGVSVFAGVGERTREGNDLIGEMEEAGVFDKTALVFGQMDEPPGTRLRVALSALTMAEYFRDVQKQDVLLFIDNIFRFTQAGSEVSTLLGRMPSAVGYQPNLADEMGVLQERITSTRGHSITSLQAIYVPADDYTDPAPATTFAHLDATTELSREIASKGLYPAIDPLTSTSRILDPRYIGEDHYRVATAVKQILQKNKELQEIIAILGVDELSEEDKIVVSRARRIQQFLSQNTYMAKKFTGVEGSTVPIKETIESFDAIVKGDFDHVAEQAFFNVGGISDVEEKWAQIQKENS, from the coding sequence ATGAGCCTCACCGCTGAGAAGACGGAGACCCCCGTCGTCGGTCGCGTCGCGCGCGTCACCGGGCCGGTCGTCGACATCGAGTTCCCGCACGACTCGATCCCCGAGGTCTACAACGCCCTCAAGACCACCATCACGATCGGCGACACGTCGAGCGAGATCACGCTCGAGGTCGCGCAGCACCTGGGCGATGACCTCGTCCGCGCGATCTCGCTGAAGCCCACCGACGGCATGGTCCGCGGCCAGGAAGTCCGTGACACCGGCGGCCCCATCACGGTCCCCGTCGGCGACGTCACCAAGGGCAAGGTCTTCAACGTCACCGGCGACGTGCTCAACGCCGCCGAGGGCGAGACCATCGAGGTCACCGAGCGCTGGGGCATTCACCGCCAGGCGCCGAACTTCGACCAGCTCGAGTCCAAGACCGAGATGTTCGAGACCGGCATCAAGTCGATCGACCTCCTCACCCCGTACGTCCAGGGTGGAAAGATCGGCCTCTTCGGCGGTGCCGGTGTCGGCAAGACCGTCCTCATCCAGGAGATGATCCAGCGCGTCGCGCAGGACCACGGTGGTGTGTCGGTGTTCGCCGGTGTCGGTGAGCGTACCCGTGAGGGCAACGACCTCATCGGCGAGATGGAAGAGGCGGGTGTCTTCGACAAGACCGCGCTCGTCTTCGGCCAGATGGACGAGCCGCCGGGGACGCGCCTCCGCGTCGCCCTGTCGGCGCTGACGATGGCGGAGTACTTCCGTGACGTCCAGAAGCAGGACGTCCTCCTGTTCATCGACAACATCTTCCGCTTCACGCAGGCCGGTTCCGAGGTCTCCACGCTGCTGGGCCGCATGCCCTCGGCCGTGGGCTACCAGCCGAACCTCGCCGACGAGATGGGTGTGCTCCAGGAGCGCATCACCTCGACCCGCGGACACTCGATCACGTCGCTCCAGGCGATCTACGTCCCCGCCGACGACTACACCGACCCGGCCCCGGCGACGACGTTCGCGCACCTCGACGCGACCACCGAGCTCTCGCGTGAGATCGCCTCGAAGGGTCTGTACCCCGCGATCGACCCGCTCACCTCGACGAGCCGTATCCTCGACCCGCGCTACATCGGTGAGGACCACTACCGCGTGGCGACCGCCGTGAAGCAGATCCTGCAGAAGAACAAGGAGCTGCAGGAGATCATCGCGATCCTCGGTGTCGACGAGCTCTCCGAAGAGGACAAGATCGTCGTGTCGCGTGCACGTCGCATCCAGCAGTTCCTCTCGCAGAACACCTACATGGCGAAGAAGTTCACCGGTGTCGAGGGCTCCACGGTCCCGATCAAGGAGACCATCGAGTCGTTCGACGCGATCGTCAAGGGTGACTTCGACCACGTGGCCGAGCAGGCCTTCTTCAACGTCGGTGGCATCTCCGACGTCGAGGAGAAGTGGGCGCAGATCCAGAAGGAGAACAGCTGA
- a CDS encoding F0F1 ATP synthase subunit epsilon: MALTVTLVSAEAEVWHGEASLVVAKTVEGEIGFMSGHEPVLAILAEGQVRITQTDGAKIVATAQDGFLSMEGDELTIVAGNAALQS, translated from the coding sequence ATGGCTCTGACCGTCACCCTCGTCTCCGCTGAAGCGGAGGTCTGGCACGGCGAGGCGAGCCTTGTCGTCGCCAAGACGGTCGAGGGCGAGATCGGCTTCATGTCCGGTCACGAGCCCGTCCTGGCGATCCTCGCCGAGGGTCAGGTCCGCATCACGCAGACCGACGGGGCGAAGATCGTCGCCACGGCTCAGGACGGCTTCCTCTCGATGGAGGGCGACGAGCTCACCATCGTGGCCGGGAACGCAGCTCTGCAGTCCTGA
- a CDS encoding peroxide stress protein YaaA yields MLILLPPSETKRPGGDGAPWPKTSPAFGSLRRLRTQVVRALVELSADADTAMRVLKLSERQRGDVAANATLRTSPTMPAVDRYTGVLFDALDAGSLDVAAREWLGAHVAIQSAPFGPICALDEIPAYRLAAGTSVPGLPPLRRLWADAAGAAIAASEPSFVLDLRSEAYVALGPVPAGVPQAYVRVVTESDGGVVRALNHFNKHAKGDLVRALAQARPEVASLADLIAWGRAHDWSFRDAGDGVVELLM; encoded by the coding sequence GTGCTGATCCTCCTCCCGCCGTCAGAGACGAAGCGTCCCGGTGGTGACGGTGCACCGTGGCCGAAGACGTCGCCCGCGTTCGGGTCGCTGCGGCGACTGCGTACGCAGGTCGTGCGCGCGCTCGTGGAGCTCAGCGCGGACGCGGACACGGCGATGCGCGTCCTCAAGCTGTCGGAGCGGCAACGCGGTGACGTCGCCGCGAACGCGACACTCCGGACCTCACCCACCATGCCCGCCGTCGACCGGTACACCGGTGTTCTCTTCGATGCGCTCGACGCGGGTTCGCTGGATGTCGCCGCGCGCGAGTGGCTCGGCGCGCACGTCGCGATCCAGTCCGCGCCGTTCGGTCCGATCTGCGCACTGGACGAGATCCCCGCGTACCGTCTCGCAGCGGGGACGTCGGTGCCGGGCTTGCCGCCACTGCGGCGGCTGTGGGCGGATGCCGCGGGCGCGGCGATCGCGGCATCCGAGCCGTCATTCGTGCTCGACCTCCGCTCGGAGGCGTATGTCGCGCTCGGGCCGGTGCCGGCGGGGGTGCCGCAGGCCTACGTCCGCGTCGTGACGGAGTCGGACGGTGGCGTCGTCCGGGCGCTGAACCATTTCAACAAGCACGCGAAGGGCGATCTGGTCCGCGCGCTCGCGCAGGCCCGCCCCGAGGTCGCATCGCTCGCCGACCTCATTGCCTGGGGTCGTGCGCACGACTGGAGCTTCCGCGACGCCGGGGACGGTGTCGTCGAGCTCCTAATGTGA